Proteins from a genomic interval of Oryctolagus cuniculus chromosome 8, mOryCun1.1, whole genome shotgun sequence:
- the LOC138843426 gene encoding zinc finger protein 271-like, translated as MLTRGVLLQVMIGFEDLAVYFTWKEWQNMNNAQKILYRDVMLETYSILFSLGHCMTKPDLILKLEQGVEPWMVEECLHHSLPVAVKRDDLIRTNQECQDKSLNLNVMKNNNTSTPKRVELRKTFNLCSSHIPKLNIRKGNYLRMKPEECNVCHNVYPQRGSDQLQAEEKFDATKVPGNSLQFCEPLNQCHKIQTVNQTFEHIGQGKGFTRKMFFKSEKVHKGETCNKSTITVGKATQIINAFHKSSNLSTRQQTHIREKFYEYIRYVEPVIYQSHLAINQRPHLEKKLHAGKPCEKSFSCESCHNIHHRTHIQGNPHMCIECGETTHQESDLIRQQKIHIQMKPHECTDSRKVFFPKPYIITQQRIHIEEKPHEYNDYGKDFLNKSNLINQQRIHKGKKHYECNEYGKAFGHKSNLKMHQRIHTGEKPYKCFDCGKVFGRKSSIIIHQRVHTREKHECNVCRKAFSQKSNLMRHQRIHTGEKPHKCNDCGKDFGQKASLIMHQRIHTGEKPYECNDCGKAFGHKTNLIMHQRIHTGEKPYECSNCGKAFGHKTSLIMHQRIHTGEKPYECKECGKAFGQKASLIMHQRIHTGEKPYECNDCGKAFGHKTNLIMHQRIHTGEKPYECNNCGKAFGHKTSLIMHQRIHTGEKPYECKECGKAFGQKASLIMHQRIHTGEKPYECKECGKAFGKKSTITRHQRIHTGEKPYECNNCGKAFGHKTSLIMHQRIHTGEKPYECKECGKAFGQKASLIMHQRIHTGEKPYQCNNCGKAFGQKASLIMHQRIHTGEKPYECNDCGKAFGHKTNLIMHQRIHTGEKPYECNNCGKAFGQKESLIMHQRTHTGEKPYQCNNCGKAFGQKASLIMHQRIHTGEKPYECNDCGKAFGQKSHLIRHQRIHTGENSYECNNCGKAFGHKTSLIMHQRIHTGEKPYECKECGKAFGQKASLIMHQRIHTGEKPYECNE; from the exons ATGTTGACCAGAGGTGTTCTATTACAGGTGATGATAggatttgaagacctggctgtgtattTCACCTGGAaagaatggcagaacatgaacaaTGCTCAAAAAATcttgtacagggatgtgatgctggagacctacagcatcctgttctccttgg ggcactgcatgaccaaacctgacttgatcttgaAGTTGGAGCAAGGAGTAGAACCCTGGATGGTGGAAGAATGCTTGCATCACAGCCTTCcag ttgctgtgaaaagggatgacctgattaGGACCAACCAGGAATGTCAGGACAAAAGTCTGAATCTTaatgttatgaaaaataacaacACATCAACTCCAAAGAgagttgaattaagaaaaacatttaatttatgttcaagccatattccaaaactaAATATCAGAAAGGGAAATTATTTAAGAATGAAACCTGAAGAATGCAATGTGTGTCACAATGTGTATCCCCAAAGGGGGTCTGATCAACTACAAGCTGAAGAGAAATTTGATGccactaaggtacctgggaactctctccagttctgtgagcctCTTAATCAGTGTCACAAGATTCAGACTGTGAATCAGACATTTGAGCATATTGGACAAGGGAAAGGCTTCACAAGGAAGATGTTCTTTAAATCTGAGAAGGTTCATAAGGGagaaacctgtaataagtcaacTATCACTGTTGGAAAGGCaactcaaataataaatgctttccACAAAAGCTCTAACCTCAGTACGCGTCAACAAACCCACATAAGAgagaaattttatgaatatattagatatgtggaacctgttatttaccaatcacatCTTGCCATAAATCAGAGACCACATTTAGAGAAAAAACTCCATGCAGGTAAACCTTGTGAAAAATCTTTCAGTTGTGAGTCCTGCCATAACATCCATCACCGTACTCACATACAGGGAAACCCCCATATGTGTATTGAATGTGGAGAGACCACTCACCAggagtcagatctcattagacaacAGAAAATTCACATACAGATGAAACCTCATGAGTGTACTGATAGTAGAAAAGTCTTTTTCCCAAAACCGTACATCATAACACAACAGAGAATTCACATagaggagaaacctcatgaatatAATGACTATGGAAAAGACTTTTTGAACAAGTCCAACCTCATCAATCAGCAGAGAATTCACAAAGGGAAGaagcattatgaatgcaatgaatatggaaaagcctttggccataaatcaaacctcaaaatgcatcagagaattcacacaggggagaaaccttataaatgtTTTGACTGTGGAAAAGTCTTTGGCCGGAAGTCAAGCATCATAATTCATCAAAGAGTTCACACTAGGGAGAAACATGAATGTAATGTCTGTAGAAAAGCTTTtagccagaaatcaaacctcATGaggcatcagagaattcacacaggggagaaacctcataaatgtaatgactgtggaaaagactttggccagaaggcaagcctaataatgcatcagagaattcacacaggggagaaaccttatgaatgtaatgactgtggaaaagcctttggccataaGACCAACCtaataatgcatcagagaattcacacaggggagaaaccttatgaatgtagtaactgtggaaaagcctttggccataaGACAAGCCtaataatgcatcagagaattcacacaggtgagaaaccttatgaatgcaaggaatgtggaaaagcctttggccagaaggcaagcctaataatgcatcagagaattcacacaggggagaaaccttatgaatgtaatgactgtggaaaagcctttggccataaGACCAACCtaataatgcatcagagaattcacacaggggagaaaccttatgaatgtaataactgtggaaaagcctttggccataaGACAAGCCtaataatgcatcagagaattcacacaggtgagaaaccttatgaatgcaaggaatgtggaaaagcctttggccagaaggcaagcctaataatgcatcagagaattcacacaggggagaaaccttatgaatgcaaggaatgtggaaaagcctttggcaagAAGTCAACAATcactagacatcagagaattcatacaggggagaaaccttatgaatgtaataactgtggaaaagcctttggccataaGACAAGTCtaataatgcatcagagaattcacacaggggagaaaccttatgaatgcaaggaatgtggaaaagcctttggccagaaggcaagcctaataatgcatcagagaattcacacaggtgaaaAACCTTATCAATGTaataactgtggaaaagcctttggccagaaggcaagcctaataatgcatcagagaattcacacaggggagaaaccttatgaatgtaatgactgtggaaaagcctttggccataaGACCAACCtaataatgcatcagagaattcacacaggggagaaaccttatgaatgtaataactgtggaaaagcctttggccagaaggaaagcctaataatgcatcagagaactcacacaggtgAAAAACCTTATCAATGTaataactgtggaaaagcctttggccagaaggcaagcctaataatgcatcagagaattcacacaggggagaaaccttatgaatgtaatgactgtggaaaagcctttggccagaagtcacacctcattagacatcagagaattcacacaggggagaattcttatgaatgtaataactgtggaaaagcctttggccataaGACAAGTCtaataatgcatcagagaattcacacaggggagaaaccttatgaatgcaaggaatgtggaaaagcctttggccagaaggcaagcctaataatgcatcagagaattcacacaggggagaaaccttatgaatgtaatgagtga